In Syntrophorhabdales bacterium, the following are encoded in one genomic region:
- the pgsA gene encoding CDP-diacylglycerol--glycerol-3-phosphate 3-phosphatidyltransferase, protein MNQKDEKTSVWTLPNRLSMLRILFIPAIILLISFQKDAYLRASSILFIIAGITDGLDGWLARRLSMTTKLGLYLDPIADKLLVSSVLITLSAYGLVPLWVTILLVCREFLINGLRSFYAVEGVTIFPSFAGKLKTTLQIIGIACVLFGHITPSPSFHYIIPAGHGPMQQVGLSIIYAALCFSVYSAYCYMRAIFRPTQT, encoded by the coding sequence GTGAATCAAAAGGATGAAAAGACATCTGTGTGGACGCTCCCGAACAGGCTGAGCATGCTCAGGATTCTTTTCATCCCCGCAATTATACTCCTGATCAGCTTTCAAAAGGATGCATACCTAAGGGCTTCCAGCATTCTCTTCATCATCGCAGGCATTACAGACGGCCTTGACGGGTGGCTTGCCCGGCGCCTCAGCATGACCACGAAACTGGGTCTCTATCTTGACCCGATAGCTGACAAACTCCTCGTATCGTCCGTACTCATCACGCTTTCCGCCTACGGCCTCGTGCCGCTTTGGGTCACTATTCTCCTTGTCTGCAGGGAGTTTCTGATAAACGGGCTGCGCTCGTTTTACGCGGTAGAAGGCGTAACTATTTTCCCGTCGTTTGCAGGCAAGCTAAAGACGACACTGCAGATCATCGGCATCGCCTGCGTCCTGTTCGGCCACATCACACCTTCCCCTTCCTTTCATTATATTATTCCCGCGGGCCATGGCCCGATGCAACAGGTAGGACTTTCTATTATATATGCCGCTCTCTGTTTCAGTGTTTATTCGGCTTACTGTTACATGCGGGCTATATTCCGACCCACTCAGACCTAG
- a CDS encoding KamA family radical SAM protein: IPSATARKGPSALSTTRDAGPRIEETLSCQSSNLDERKGGNSITPSFISTVQELSRILPLRESEQIGINTVAEVYPFRIPFFYASLMDRENPLCPIRLQAVPSARELKAGGVSDPLGESTIGLTPSFLKRYPRRGVFLVSSECAMYCRFCNRKRAVGKGHVWEESSEETFRYLEKDKEISEVILSGGDPLMLAPARFTQILERLRSIKMIEIIRVSTRLPVVFPEGIRAEHVKALRKHAPIWLIIHINHPNEVTKEFVEVAGILRRAGAVLISQTVLLSRINDCPYILSALFQRLVRLGIKPYYLFQLDDVAGAQHFKVGVKSGTAFVRSLRRDISGLCMPVYAVDITGGVGKVPLARDYIVKHRGTDLILRNTAGKKGSYKDDGRQSRCNNCGFCFALT; encoded by the coding sequence CGATACCATCAGCTACGGCAAGGAAAGGCCCGTCTGCACTGAGCACAACGAGGGATGCTGGGCCCAGAATAGAAGAGACGCTTTCGTGCCAGTCCAGTAACTTGGATGAGAGAAAAGGGGGTAATTCTATTACCCCCTCTTTTATCTCTACCGTCCAAGAACTCTCAAGAATACTACCCCTACGCGAATCAGAACAGATCGGTATCAATACTGTAGCAGAGGTCTATCCCTTCAGGATCCCCTTTTTTTACGCTTCCTTGATGGACAGGGAAAATCCCCTCTGTCCCATACGTCTTCAGGCGGTGCCTTCAGCCCGGGAATTAAAGGCGGGCGGTGTATCCGATCCTCTGGGTGAGTCCACGATTGGGCTCACCCCGTCATTTTTGAAGCGCTACCCGCGAAGGGGTGTGTTCCTCGTGAGTTCAGAGTGCGCCATGTACTGCAGGTTCTGCAACAGGAAAAGAGCGGTGGGTAAGGGGCACGTATGGGAAGAATCGTCGGAAGAGACGTTTCGCTATCTCGAAAAGGATAAGGAGATATCAGAAGTTATTCTTTCGGGCGGCGACCCCCTGATGCTTGCGCCAGCCCGGTTTACCCAGATACTGGAGAGGCTCCGTTCGATCAAAATGATCGAGATTATACGTGTGAGCACCCGGCTTCCCGTGGTTTTCCCGGAAGGTATACGGGCGGAACATGTAAAGGCCCTGCGGAAACATGCTCCCATATGGCTGATCATTCATATTAATCATCCGAATGAGGTCACAAAGGAGTTTGTCGAGGTTGCAGGCATCCTCAGAAGAGCGGGCGCCGTTTTGATCAGCCAGACGGTCCTCCTCAGCAGGATTAATGATTGCCCGTACATCCTGTCAGCGCTTTTTCAGCGACTGGTGCGTCTAGGCATAAAACCCTATTATCTATTTCAGCTGGATGATGTCGCAGGTGCTCAGCATTTCAAAGTCGGAGTGAAGAGCGGGACAGCGTTCGTCAGGTCATTGCGTAGAGACATCTCCGGTCTTTGCATGCCGGTATACGCCGTGGATATTACCGGCGGCGTGGGGAAAGTGCCTCTGGCGCGCGATTATATCGTCAAGCATCGAGGGACGGATCTCATTCTCCGGAACACCGCCGGCAAGAAGGGGTCTTACAAGGATGACGGCCGCCAGAGCCGTTGTAACAACTGCGGCTTCTGTTTTGCCCTCACTTGA